A stretch of the Oxyura jamaicensis isolate SHBP4307 breed ruddy duck chromosome 4, BPBGC_Ojam_1.0, whole genome shotgun sequence genome encodes the following:
- the BTC gene encoding probetacellulin isoform X1, translating to MEDVGAASTSPTGLALFSCVGADANVTEGLPCEGCAGNVTQLRRRGHFSRCPEEYRHYCVKGRCRFLVAEAAPACVCEQGYMGARCERVDIFYLRGDRGQIVVISLIAGIVILIVFVVCTCLCAHHCRKQRRKRKEEEMETLSKNLPSKSEDVLETDVA from the exons ATGGAGGATGTGGGCGCAGCAAGCACCTCTCCAACAG gccTGGCTCTTTTCAGCTGCGTGGGTGCCGACGCCAACGTGACCGAGGGGCTGCCCTGCGAGGGCTGTGCAG GTAACGTGACGCAGCTGCGGCGGCGGGGCCACTTCTCCCGGTGCCCCGAGGAGTACCGGCACTACTGCGTCAAGGGCAGGTGCCGCTTCCTCGTGGCCGAGGCAGCGCCAGCTTGTGT GTGCGAACAGGGCTACATGGGGGCGCGCTGCGAGCGGGTGGACATCTTCTACCTGCGGGGCGACCGGGGCCAGATCGTGGTCATCTCCCTCATCGCCGGCATCGTCATCCTCATCGTCTTCGTCGTCTGCACCTGCCTCTGCGCGCA ccactgtcGGAAGCAGcgcaggaagaggaaggaagaggagatggAGACGCTGAGCAAGAACCTGCCCTCCAAAAGCGAGGACGTGCTGGAGACGGACGTCGCGTGA
- the PARM1 gene encoding prostate androgen-regulated mucin-like protein 1 → MGCCCRLLLALLLLLPAGLGDDPTASPLAPASPPPEVVWTAAGPGSGGTAVSAAAPHQPAPPTATGPARDEVSSRPAEVEDPNGGTVAMLSSASIPMSTVAAADNPPVAFSSVPPALETAPGPRTAHNASVEGGMTDLETPPSPTGTPAPFSSSPRSSTPYSSPGTVLSPPTVPSSTTQSPMPMKDVPSPGTVAVASSLAMEPTSPSVTVASPTEDTADGKSTPFTGVTMEEVPRALSAGSIVAITVTVIVMVVVVFGAAAYLKIRHSSYGRLLDDHDYGSWGNYNNPLYDDS, encoded by the exons atgggctgctgctgccgcctcctcctcgccctcctcctcctcctcccggcaG gACTTGGTGATGACCCCACAGCTTCACCCCTTgcccccgccagcccccccccagaaGTGGTGTGGacagcagcggggccgggctcaGGGGGCAcagctgtctctgcagcagctccccaccagCCTGCACCACCAACTGCCACAGGACCCGCCAGAGATGAGGTGTCCTCCAGGCCAGCTGAGGTGGAAGACCCCAATGGGGGCACTGTGGCCATGTTGTCCTCTGCTTCCATCCCCATGAGCACCGTCGCTGCAGCAGACAACCCCCCTGTAGCCTTCAGCTCGGTACCACCAGCCTTGGAGACAGCCCCAGGTCCTCGGACAGCACATAATGCCAGCGTGGAGGGAGGGATGACAGATTTGGAAacacctcccagccccacaggcaCACCTGcacccttctcttcctccccacgCAGCAGCACCCCATACTCTTCCCCTGGGACAGTGTTGTCCCCACCGAccgtccccagcagcaccacccaGTCACCGATGCCGATGAAGGATGTCCCTTCCCCAGGGACGGTGGCCGTGGCATCGAGCCTGGCCATGGAGCCAACGTCCCCCTCAGTGACTGTGGCCAGCCCCACCGAGGACACAGCCGATGGCAAAAGCACCCCCTTCACCGGAGTCACCATGGAAGAGGTCCCACGTGCCCTGAGTGCAG GGAGCATCGTGGCCATAACGGTGACGGTCATcgtgatggtggtggtggtcttCGGGGCAGCGGCGTACCTCAAGATCAG GCACTCCTCCTACGGCCGGTTGCTGGATGACCACGACTACGGCTCCTGGGGGAACTACAACAACCCCCTCTACGACGACTCCTAG
- the RCHY1 gene encoding RING finger and CHY zinc finger domain-containing protein 1: MAAVGEQEGGCEHYRRGCLLRAPCCGKLYPCRLCHDGAEEHRLDRFRVAEVQCSRCRLLQKAQQRCEGCQSLFGEYYCGVCHLFDRDKKQYHCDECGICRIGPKEDFFHCSKCNLCLSLSLRGKHKCIENVSRQDCPICLEDIHTSRVEARVLPCGHLLHKTCYEEMLKEGYRCPLCMHSALDMRRYWRQLDDEVAQTPMPTEYQNMMVEILCNDCNARSTVQFHLLGMKCTNCESYNTAQDGKSKQPAE, encoded by the exons aTGGCGGCGGTCGGGGAGCAGGAGGGCGGCTGCGAGCACTACCGGCGGGGCTGCCTGCTGCGG GCGCCGTGCTGCGGGAAGCTGTACCCCTGCCGCCTGTGCCACGACGGCGCCGAGGAGCACCGGCTCGACCGATTCCGCGTGGCCGAGGTGCAGTGCAGCCGCTGCCGCCTCCTGCAGAAG GCCCAGCAGCGCTGCGAGGGCTGCCAGAGCCTCTTCGGCGAGTACTACTGCGGCGTGTGCCACCTCTTCGACCGCGACAAGAAGCAGTACCACTGCGACGAGTGCGGCATCTGCAG GATTGGCCCGAAGGAGGATTTCTTCCACTGCTCAAAATGCAATTTGTGTCTAAGCTTGAGCCTTCGAGGAAAGCACAAG TGCATCGAAAATGTCTCCAGACAGGATTGTCCAATATGTTTGGAG GATATTCACACATCCCGTGTTGAAGCTCGTGTTCTGCCATGTGGTCATCTTCTGCACAA aacatgTTATGAAGAGATGTTAAAGGA AGGTTACAGGTGTCCTTTGTGCATGCACTCGGCTTTGGATATGAGGAGGTACTGGCGGCAGCTGGATGATGAAGTAGCGCAGACTCCTATGCCCACAGAGTATCAGAACATGATGGTGGAG ATCCTTTGCAATGATTGCAATGCCCGCTCTACAGTGCAGTTCCATCTCCTAGGCATGAAGTGTACAAACTGTGAATCGTATAATACTGCCCAAGATGGAAAATCCAAGCAGCCTGCGGAGTAG
- the BTC gene encoding probetacellulin isoform X2, protein MEAAAAPVPGGGPGPLLLCLALASGLALFSCVGADANVTEGLPCEGCAGNVTQLRRRGHFSRCPEEYRHYCVKGRCRFLVAEAAPACVCEQGYMGARCERVDIFYLRGDRGQIVVISLIAGIVILIVFVVCTCLCAHHCRKQRRKRKEEEMETLSKNLPSKSEDVLETDVA, encoded by the exons ATGGaagcggcggcggccccggtGCCGGGCGGCGGCCCCGgtcccctgctgctctgcctggccctCGCCTCCG gccTGGCTCTTTTCAGCTGCGTGGGTGCCGACGCCAACGTGACCGAGGGGCTGCCCTGCGAGGGCTGTGCAG GTAACGTGACGCAGCTGCGGCGGCGGGGCCACTTCTCCCGGTGCCCCGAGGAGTACCGGCACTACTGCGTCAAGGGCAGGTGCCGCTTCCTCGTGGCCGAGGCAGCGCCAGCTTGTGT GTGCGAACAGGGCTACATGGGGGCGCGCTGCGAGCGGGTGGACATCTTCTACCTGCGGGGCGACCGGGGCCAGATCGTGGTCATCTCCCTCATCGCCGGCATCGTCATCCTCATCGTCTTCGTCGTCTGCACCTGCCTCTGCGCGCA ccactgtcGGAAGCAGcgcaggaagaggaaggaagaggagatggAGACGCTGAGCAAGAACCTGCCCTCCAAAAGCGAGGACGTGCTGGAGACGGACGTCGCGTGA